In one window of Leptospira hartskeerlii DNA:
- the omp85 gene encoding Omp85 family outer membrane protein, protein MRIKEIKSLVLAICFVGGVLELNAQDFIPEPGCEKPAPRKNLPFHMDTSKQLCSKDLAVKREGWYPTGLPLINSDPLEGVGFGVRAYAYNNGLKSDPLFDYTPYRVRFFAQYFNTSKNAQYHQLSLDMPFIANTQWRLRADAFLTITPTTLYFGIGEGSLKTLNYYDRNQPGGDYFTNATFADQQRNNSYYRPGGPQDPVNFGGNTYYGVPSQPGFVVTNRMYNGYIIETPMINTSTERSFFGGTVRLVAGMKISENIIRTFDGRKAQGYDPVLGMDYGAYVPNAKTRLTEDAQAGKILGYHGGYVNAVRLALVYDTRDFEPDPNSGVFLEGTFEKNSKAFGSDFNFQKYFAQGKFFWSPFPKVFEKLVIASRFGAGLSEGDVPFFEYRNMWGTEGLIGGLGGIRTIRGYKQDRFVGRMMGWGNIEVRWKFGSLKVGDEYFAFNLVPFMDFGRVWDDEHKVGTKGYKYSHGIGLRIAWNQATIIMIDWAKSKEDEQLFVNFSHAF, encoded by the coding sequence ATGAGGATTAAGGAAATTAAATCGTTGGTGCTAGCGATTTGTTTTGTGGGAGGCGTTCTAGAATTAAACGCCCAAGATTTTATTCCTGAACCGGGATGCGAGAAGCCTGCTCCTCGTAAAAATTTACCGTTTCATATGGATACTTCTAAACAGCTCTGTTCAAAAGACCTGGCTGTCAAAAGGGAAGGCTGGTATCCAACCGGACTTCCTCTTATCAATTCTGATCCGCTTGAAGGAGTGGGTTTTGGTGTTCGCGCATATGCCTATAATAATGGTCTGAAATCTGATCCGTTATTTGATTATACTCCTTATAGAGTAAGGTTTTTTGCTCAGTATTTTAATACGAGTAAGAATGCTCAATACCATCAGCTCAGTTTGGATATGCCGTTTATTGCGAATACCCAATGGCGTCTTCGCGCGGATGCGTTTCTAACGATTACTCCTACCACTCTCTACTTTGGAATAGGGGAAGGTTCCCTAAAAACTCTGAATTATTATGACCGTAACCAGCCGGGCGGTGATTATTTCACGAACGCAACTTTTGCGGACCAACAGAGAAATAATAGCTATTACAGACCTGGAGGTCCCCAGGATCCGGTCAACTTCGGCGGGAATACCTACTACGGAGTTCCAAGCCAGCCTGGATTCGTTGTGACCAATAGAATGTACAACGGATACATTATCGAAACTCCAATGATCAATACGAGTACTGAGAGATCATTCTTCGGTGGAACGGTTCGTTTAGTTGCCGGGATGAAAATTTCTGAAAATATTATCAGGACTTTTGATGGAAGAAAAGCGCAGGGTTATGATCCGGTTTTAGGTATGGATTACGGGGCATATGTGCCTAACGCCAAAACCCGTCTGACTGAAGATGCACAAGCTGGAAAAATTTTAGGATATCACGGTGGATATGTAAACGCAGTTCGTCTTGCTTTAGTATATGATACTCGTGACTTCGAACCGGATCCGAATAGTGGGGTATTCTTAGAAGGAACCTTCGAAAAGAACAGCAAGGCTTTCGGGTCAGACTTCAATTTCCAAAAATACTTTGCTCAAGGAAAATTCTTCTGGAGTCCATTCCCGAAAGTTTTCGAAAAACTTGTTATCGCTTCTCGTTTTGGAGCAGGCTTATCAGAAGGTGATGTTCCATTCTTCGAATACCGTAATATGTGGGGAACAGAAGGTTTGATCGGAGGACTCGGAGGTATTCGTACTATTCGTGGTTATAAACAGGACCGCTTCGTAGGAAGAATGATGGGCTGGGGTAATATCGAGGTGAGATGGAAATTCGGATCCTTAAAAGTAGGAGATGAATACTTTGCATTTAACTTAGTTCCTTTCATGGACTTCGGACGAGTTTGGGACGATGAGCATAAAGTCGGAACCAAGGGTTATAAATATTCACATGGTATCGGACTCAGGATCGCTTGGAACCAGGCTACGATCATTATGATCGACTGGGCAAAATCAAAAGAAGACGAACAATTATTCGTAAACTTCAGCCACGCGTTCTAA
- the lsa25 gene encoding surface adhesin Lsa25, with translation MRRIYYIIRCLFTLFAFSMFAMGCEEKLDHSPYGFAEEDNSDLIAGAIFFQSFTNNGDGTTSDSTSGLMWKTCSQGQVFNGNATSYNCRGANGTLANPSSFGAAELQYCSVDLNSCNTLGLPQTLTNVSPIGIAGSSEAYDSCANDNTGGHTDWRVASFLELKYLSSNSRNFMLLKFPDTIESFYWSSTANEQDASGKTARSVSFSRDKFGDDDSFSKTSRYFVRCVR, from the coding sequence ATGAGAAGAATATATTATATCATAAGATGCTTATTTACCTTATTCGCGTTTAGTATGTTCGCGATGGGTTGCGAAGAGAAATTAGATCATAGTCCTTACGGCTTTGCAGAAGAAGATAATAGCGATTTAATTGCGGGAGCGATCTTCTTCCAGAGTTTTACGAACAATGGAGATGGAACAACGTCAGACAGTACAAGCGGTTTGATGTGGAAGACTTGTAGCCAGGGTCAGGTGTTCAATGGAAATGCGACTAGCTATAACTGTAGAGGCGCCAACGGAACACTTGCCAATCCTAGTTCCTTCGGAGCAGCAGAGTTACAATACTGCAGTGTAGATCTGAATTCTTGTAATACCTTGGGACTTCCTCAGACACTTACAAATGTCTCTCCGATAGGAATTGCAGGCAGTTCGGAAGCATATGATTCTTGTGCGAACGATAACACAGGAGGTCATACGGATTGGCGAGTAGCTAGTTTCTTGGAGTTAAAATATTTAAGTTCAAATAGTCGCAACTTCATGCTTCTGAAATTTCCGGATACAATAGAGTCTTTCTATTGGAGTTCGACAGCGAACGAACAAGATGCGTCGGGTAAAACAGCTAGATCAGTATCTTTTTCGAGAGATAAATTCGGAGACGACGATTCCTTTAGCAAGACCAGCAGATACTTTGTTCGCTGCGTAAGGTAA
- the nadB gene encoding L-aspartate oxidase, which translates to MPRIKTDFLVIGSGITGLFQALKLSNVGQTVIVTKKSDYESNTNYAQGGIASVFAQGDKFEDHVKDTLESGAGLCDPEAVRVLVEEGPPLVKELLEYGVPFNLNQEGEFDLHREGGHGTNRIVHAHDRTGHEIEKTLLEIVKQNPNIRILEYHTVVDLITPHHLKKKGLICFGAYVLSSHTGEIIPILAKKTIIASGGSGQVYSHTTNPKIATGDGVACAYRAGAEIRNMEFYQFHPTSLYHEKGDSFLISEAVRGKGAVLLGMDGEPFMKKYHPMADLATRDIVARAIDAEMKKSGDPHVWLDISHRPATEIKESFPSIYAKCLELGIDITTDPIPVVPAAHFMCGGIATDLWGKTRIENLFAAGEASCTGVHGGNRLASNSLLECLVFSNRIAEEIRKNPPDFLPEHEQIPAWDKEGLVNTEEWVLISHDLSEIKNTMSNYVGIVRSNLRLERAKRRMDLIYAEVRDYYNRTIVTNPLLELRNLVLVAELIIRSALARHESRGLHYSTDYPENRSPSRHDTILINDLVHGDLQAPL; encoded by the coding sequence ATGCCAAGAATTAAAACCGATTTTCTAGTCATTGGGAGCGGTATTACCGGCCTTTTCCAAGCATTAAAACTTTCTAATGTTGGTCAGACTGTGATCGTGACTAAGAAGTCGGATTACGAGTCGAATACCAATTATGCGCAAGGCGGGATCGCTTCAGTTTTTGCTCAGGGAGATAAATTCGAGGATCATGTAAAGGATACCTTGGAATCCGGAGCAGGACTATGTGATCCGGAAGCAGTCCGAGTTCTGGTGGAAGAAGGTCCTCCTCTAGTCAAAGAACTTTTAGAATACGGAGTCCCATTCAACCTGAATCAAGAGGGAGAATTCGATCTTCATAGAGAAGGTGGACATGGAACAAATCGTATTGTACACGCTCATGACAGAACCGGCCATGAAATCGAAAAAACACTCTTAGAGATCGTAAAACAAAACCCGAATATTAGAATATTAGAATACCATACTGTCGTAGATCTGATCACCCCTCACCATCTTAAAAAGAAGGGATTGATCTGTTTCGGTGCTTATGTTCTTTCGAGTCATACTGGAGAGATCATTCCCATTCTTGCGAAAAAAACCATCATCGCAAGCGGTGGATCCGGACAGGTTTATTCTCATACTACGAATCCTAAGATCGCAACCGGGGACGGAGTTGCATGTGCATATCGTGCAGGAGCGGAGATCCGAAATATGGAATTTTACCAGTTCCACCCTACTTCTCTCTATCATGAAAAAGGAGATTCATTCCTGATCTCCGAGGCAGTTCGAGGAAAAGGGGCAGTATTACTTGGAATGGACGGGGAACCGTTCATGAAAAAATACCATCCAATGGCAGATCTTGCCACAAGGGACATTGTCGCAAGAGCCATAGATGCAGAAATGAAGAAGTCCGGAGATCCTCACGTTTGGTTGGACATCTCACATAGACCGGCGACAGAGATCAAAGAATCCTTCCCTTCTATTTATGCAAAATGTTTAGAATTAGGGATCGATATCACAACTGATCCTATCCCAGTCGTACCTGCGGCCCACTTTATGTGTGGAGGAATAGCTACAGACCTTTGGGGAAAAACAAGAATAGAGAATCTATTCGCCGCGGGAGAAGCCTCCTGCACAGGAGTCCACGGCGGAAACCGTTTAGCTTCCAATAGTCTGTTGGAATGTCTTGTGTTCTCCAATCGGATCGCAGAAGAGATACGCAAAAATCCGCCTGACTTCTTACCGGAACATGAGCAAATTCCTGCTTGGGACAAAGAAGGCCTAGTAAATACGGAAGAATGGGTCTTGATCTCCCATGATCTTTCAGAGATCAAAAACACGATGTCCAATTATGTGGGGATTGTACGCTCCAATCTTCGCTTAGAAAGAGCAAAAAGAAGAATGGATCTGATCTATGCGGAAGTCAGAGACTATTATAACAGGACAATAGTAACAAATCCTTTATTAGAACTTCGTAATTTGGTTTTGGTAGCTGAGTTGATTATTCGTTCTGCACTTGCCAGACACGAAAGTAGAGGTCTACATTACTCGACTGATTATCCGGAGAATAGATCCCCATCCAGACATGATACAATTCTGATCAATGACCTGGTCCATGGGGACCTACAAGCGCCTCTTTAA
- a CDS encoding S41 family peptidase: protein MKSLRSFSLSFLSVILCTSIFFCQPSSGNSKTTADFTLKDFDSVVKTVEGNYIDKNIDKNRAYKDAAVFALLSLPHGLYLYPESYFTDREKYEEADDIFPGKSFKLSPEDKFVLFDPDYKEVEKIRDKKLKEEANKPKLSNDEVLKLVEREKVRKKVLTAKWEQTNFSKKDFDRVLAYLEKNLQNYMTPPLKDPFGEEDPKEKEPFSIKDVYLAAANGYLSSLDPHSQVFLKAAWEESMAKIEDGSFEGIGAILSGGGNKEVIVENPLEGRPAVTAGVRAGDIILAVDGKSTKGMLLDKVVERIKGKKGSKVVLTIRRKGVAGTLAIEVIRDTIEIRNITSKLIDNHPYIGYIKLTGFVKSDPSVDKEFVQHFKELEKQSTSKGTKLKALVLDLRNNPGGYLDLAIDLADMFVTNGLIVSVKSPNRSPEDSNAGKKDLTDLPVAVLINAKSASASEIVASALKHHGRGLILGERSFGKATVQKLQELRGNGAYYIKLTQSRYYAPSGNTIQVVGVKPDVDVSSEEDGSFPFHYREENMWNHLPELPSSAEEKGHFDVKKLEAYVKSNGQAEKFIQEHKNDPIKPDFQLIRSIDYVEALLNTGTKRK, encoded by the coding sequence TTGAAAAGCTTGAGATCCTTCTCCTTATCCTTTCTCTCCGTTATCTTATGTACGAGCATCTTCTTCTGCCAACCTTCTTCCGGAAATTCCAAGACCACGGCAGATTTCACTCTCAAAGATTTTGACAGCGTAGTCAAGACCGTTGAGGGAAACTATATAGATAAAAATATAGATAAAAACCGCGCTTACAAGGACGCAGCGGTTTTCGCACTTCTATCTTTGCCGCATGGCCTTTATCTGTATCCGGAAAGTTATTTCACGGATCGAGAAAAATACGAAGAAGCGGATGATATTTTTCCAGGTAAATCTTTCAAACTTTCTCCGGAGGACAAATTTGTCCTATTCGATCCGGATTATAAAGAAGTGGAGAAGATCCGAGATAAAAAACTGAAAGAAGAGGCTAACAAACCTAAACTTTCAAATGACGAGGTCCTTAAACTTGTAGAAAGGGAGAAGGTTCGTAAAAAAGTACTCACCGCTAAATGGGAACAGACCAACTTCTCCAAAAAAGACTTCGATAGAGTTTTGGCGTATCTCGAAAAAAACCTGCAAAACTACATGACTCCTCCACTCAAAGATCCGTTTGGAGAAGAAGATCCTAAAGAAAAAGAACCTTTTAGTATCAAGGATGTGTATTTAGCTGCAGCTAACGGTTATCTTTCTTCTTTAGACCCTCATAGCCAAGTATTCCTAAAAGCCGCCTGGGAAGAATCTATGGCAAAGATCGAAGACGGAAGTTTCGAGGGAATTGGAGCAATCTTAAGCGGTGGCGGTAATAAAGAAGTTATCGTAGAAAATCCTCTGGAAGGAAGACCTGCAGTCACCGCAGGTGTTCGCGCTGGAGATATAATCCTGGCAGTGGATGGAAAATCCACAAAAGGAATGTTACTCGACAAAGTAGTAGAAAGGATCAAAGGAAAAAAAGGATCCAAAGTAGTTCTGACCATCCGTAGAAAAGGAGTGGCGGGAACTTTGGCGATCGAAGTGATCCGAGACACGATCGAGATCCGAAATATCACAAGCAAGTTGATAGACAATCATCCTTATATCGGATATATCAAGCTGACCGGTTTCGTTAAATCGGATCCTTCCGTTGATAAAGAATTCGTACAACATTTCAAAGAATTAGAAAAACAATCTACTTCTAAAGGAACCAAACTCAAGGCGTTAGTTTTAGATCTAAGAAATAATCCTGGAGGTTATTTAGATCTGGCGATCGATCTTGCGGATATGTTTGTGACTAACGGACTTATTGTTTCCGTAAAAAGTCCGAATAGAAGCCCTGAAGATTCGAATGCAGGCAAAAAAGATCTTACCGATCTTCCAGTCGCGGTTCTAATCAATGCAAAGTCTGCTTCTGCTTCTGAGATCGTAGCTTCTGCGCTCAAACATCATGGTCGCGGTTTGATCCTCGGAGAGAGATCTTTTGGAAAAGCAACCGTCCAAAAACTCCAAGAGTTGAGAGGAAACGGAGCTTATTATATCAAACTTACTCAATCCAGATATTATGCACCTTCCGGGAATACGATCCAGGTAGTCGGGGTCAAACCTGATGTGGATGTTTCTTCCGAAGAAGATGGCAGTTTCCCATTTCATTATCGTGAAGAGAATATGTGGAATCACCTTCCTGAGTTACCTTCTTCTGCAGAAGAAAAAGGTCATTTCGATGTGAAAAAACTGGAGGCTTACGTAAAATCAAACGGACAAGCGGAGAAGTTCATACAAGAACATAAGAACGATCCGATCAAACCTGACTTCCAATTGATCCGTTCCATTGATTACGTAGAAGCCCTTTTAAACACCGGCACAAAACGTAAATAA
- a CDS encoding pyridoxine 5'-phosphate synthase, with amino-acid sequence MVHLSVNVNKIATLRNSRGGNHPDLIYLSKLILDSGAHGITVHPREDERHIRKKDVFDLREFFVLYNRDKKNKIEYNMEGEPSPRFLDLVLEAKPDQATLVPVTPGEITSDHGFDLKKDSSELKTYIRRIQNAGIRVSIFMETDLENLKLVKDTGADRVEFYTGPYAHAFDQSPEEGKKAFESFRKAAEFLQAQKIGINAGHDLDHFNLPLFSSLPGLEEVSIGHRLMSYALEVGLEAAVKEYLKTLT; translated from the coding sequence ATGGTCCATCTGAGCGTAAATGTAAACAAAATTGCTACTTTGAGAAATTCCAGAGGTGGAAATCATCCGGACCTGATCTATCTTTCAAAACTGATCTTGGATTCTGGTGCTCATGGAATTACTGTTCATCCCAGAGAAGACGAAAGACATATAAGAAAGAAGGATGTATTCGACCTGAGGGAGTTCTTCGTGCTCTACAATCGGGATAAAAAGAATAAGATAGAGTACAATATGGAAGGAGAACCCTCTCCCCGATTCTTAGATCTTGTTCTGGAAGCCAAACCCGACCAGGCAACGTTAGTCCCTGTTACCCCAGGTGAGATCACCTCAGATCACGGTTTCGATCTGAAGAAGGACTCCTCCGAGCTGAAAACTTATATCCGAAGGATCCAAAATGCGGGGATCCGGGTTTCCATCTTCATGGAAACGGATTTAGAGAATCTTAAATTAGTAAAAGATACCGGCGCGGACAGAGTTGAATTTTACACGGGTCCTTACGCACATGCTTTCGACCAATCTCCGGAAGAAGGTAAAAAAGCATTCGAATCTTTTAGAAAGGCGGCGGAGTTCCTACAGGCTCAAAAAATAGGGATCAACGCAGGGCACGACCTGGATCATTTCAATCTTCCACTATTTTCCAGTCTCCCAGGTTTAGAGGAAGTATCCATCGGCCACAGATTAATGTCTTATGCCCTCGAAGTCGGTTTAGAAGCCGCAGTGAAAGAATATTTAAAGACTCTTACTTAA
- a CDS encoding TIGR02300 family protein — protein MATAKKTAKKKAAPKSKPPVKKSAPKKKTPPAKKKEVASTSKPAGTKKSSASKSSLNPLGKKFTCHTCGTKFYDLNKEVKICPKCGADQSKRPPSKSRSRVARVEEEEFPEENLDYDSEVGFEEEEGGIVEEPLEEEEDEEEEEE, from the coding sequence ATGGCAACAGCTAAGAAAACGGCTAAGAAAAAAGCTGCACCGAAGTCCAAACCTCCGGTGAAAAAAAGCGCTCCGAAGAAAAAAACTCCTCCGGCAAAAAAGAAGGAAGTTGCTAGTACAAGCAAGCCTGCGGGGACTAAAAAGTCTTCTGCATCCAAATCTTCCCTCAATCCTTTGGGCAAAAAGTTCACATGTCATACTTGTGGAACCAAGTTCTATGATCTAAACAAAGAAGTAAAAATCTGCCCTAAATGTGGAGCGGATCAAAGCAAACGTCCTCCTTCCAAATCCAGGTCTCGTGTCGCTAGAGTGGAAGAAGAAGAGTTTCCAGAAGAAAACTTAGATTACGATTCCGAAGTTGGTTTCGAAGAAGAAGAAGGTGGTATCGTAGAAGAACCTCTGGAAGAGGAAGAAGACGAGGAAGAGGAGGAGGAATAA